One window of the Hypanus sabinus isolate sHypSab1 chromosome 13, sHypSab1.hap1, whole genome shotgun sequence genome contains the following:
- the LOC132403432 gene encoding small lysine-rich protein 1, with protein MAQTRRRVKAEGYDCLRFGLEGYCDSNIFIMPAKGSKPKTQSTGAKKKGGKKGAGGKKKKKKQEKSSKAQAEVDILSPAAMFNLYYIAHNVPSALAYRGYPWPGRPKKKGRK; from the exons ATGGCACAGACCAGGAGAAGGGTTAAGGCAGAAG GATATGATTGTCTCCGATTTGGACTAGAAGGATACTGTGATTCAAACATTTTTATAATG CCTGCCAAGGGCAGCAAGCCcaagacacagagtacaggagccAAGAAGAAAGGTGGCAAGAAGGGTGCAGGcggcaagaagaagaagaagaagcaggAGAAGTCTTCCAAAGCCCAGGCGGAAGTGGATATTCTGAGTCCTGCAGCCATGTTCAACCTGTACTACATCGCACACAATGTGCCCTCCGCCCTTGCCTATCGAGGTTACCCCTGGCCAGGGAGACCCAaaaagaagggaaggaaataa